A genomic region of Elusimicrobiota bacterium contains the following coding sequences:
- a CDS encoding DUF2157 domain-containing protein yields MASYYKRLKSDLDSAAAAGIITPEQSDKLYTHIHSGSFSGSFKASTWIAVISGVMITAGVSLIIAHNWDKIDAAAKVFSFLLVMAGVALAAISFEEKPAVAVPSEVLWFFMPIIGIGLYAQVFNLSGDPVRPYLAWLALSLPLAALSPRKTPAIIAIMLAFAIMYCGNFSPGNMITLISRYEGAASPRLWHWAWPAVLAGAAFLLYFFKLKAAAGRYRLTGLSLGWLMMVFLSPTALQVRSPVFITLTAVSLAVIWLLLSQDEGAETTQLPLYAWTAVVYGMTFFWHYNPGAINYKDDTMTGMAAAWVVFAAALLLIAARPIKFFSSDKRLQAGARIALAVSITSAFLLFDASDIGAKAIAVMANALLMLTGLACIMDGSQNSNEKEINRGAALIFLIIATRFVDFFGSLVRSGLAFIAVGLFFAALAWGLNKGRKAIIDRLTTRTEELKT; encoded by the coding sequence ATGGCTTCATATTACAAGCGGCTGAAAAGCGACCTGGACTCGGCGGCCGCGGCGGGCATAATAACGCCTGAACAGTCCGATAAACTCTACACTCATATCCACTCCGGCAGTTTTTCAGGCTCATTTAAAGCCTCCACCTGGATAGCTGTTATCTCCGGGGTGATGATCACGGCGGGAGTTTCGCTCATTATCGCGCATAACTGGGATAAAATAGACGCGGCGGCGAAGGTTTTTTCTTTTTTGCTTGTAATGGCGGGCGTGGCGCTGGCGGCAATAAGCTTTGAGGAAAAGCCGGCCGTAGCCGTGCCGTCGGAAGTGCTTTGGTTTTTTATGCCTATAATAGGCATAGGCCTGTACGCCCAGGTATTTAACCTGAGCGGAGATCCGGTCAGACCATATCTGGCCTGGCTCGCCCTTTCACTGCCGCTGGCCGCGCTCTCTCCGCGCAAGACTCCCGCAATAATAGCCATAATGCTTGCCTTCGCAATAATGTACTGCGGAAATTTTTCACCGGGCAATATGATCACGCTGATAAGCCGCTATGAGGGCGCCGCCTCTCCGCGGCTTTGGCATTGGGCCTGGCCCGCTGTGCTCGCCGGAGCGGCTTTTTTGCTTTATTTCTTCAAGCTTAAGGCCGCGGCCGGGCGCTACCGGCTGACCGGGCTCTCGCTTGGCTGGCTGATGATGGTTTTTCTCTCGCCGACCGCGCTGCAGGTCAGAAGCCCTGTTTTTATAACGCTGACGGCGGTTTCGCTTGCCGTGATCTGGCTGCTGCTAAGCCAGGACGAAGGAGCGGAAACAACGCAGCTGCCGCTGTATGCCTGGACCGCCGTGGTTTACGGCATGACTTTTTTCTGGCATTACAACCCCGGCGCCATCAATTACAAGGATGACACCATGACCGGTATGGCGGCGGCATGGGTGGTTTTTGCGGCCGCCCTGCTGCTTATTGCCGCGCGGCCGATAAAGTTTTTCAGTTCCGACAAACGCCTTCAGGCAGGCGCGAGGATCGCTCTTGCGGTTTCAATAACCTCGGCCTTCCTGCTTTTTGACGCTTCCGATATCGGCGCTAAAGCTATAGCTGTTATGGCCAACGCGCTTTTGATGCTGACCGGGCTCGCTTGCATAATGGACGGCTCACAAAATTCGAATGAAAAAGAGATAAACCGCGGAGCGGCGCTTATTTTCCTTATAATAGCGACCCGTTTCGTGGACTTTTTCGGCAGTTTGGTCAGGAGCGGCCTGGCTTTTATAGCGGTCGGCCTGTTTTTCGCGGCTCTGGCCTGGGGGCTTAATAAAGGCAGGAAAGCCATCATAGACCGTCTGACGACTAGAACTGAAGAACTGAAGACCTGA
- a CDS encoding response regulator transcription factor yields MHEKIFVVEDEKDIARMLDYNLKKEGYHTLLAHEGSSAPLLAAKERPRLIILDLMLPGLNGLEVCRRLKMDQKTSAIPVIMLTAKGEESDKLVGLEMGADDYVTKPFSVKELLARVKAVLRRSETPAAAVDKFKAGALEMDFLKVEARVKGAAVELTSKEFELLKALALSAGRVLSREALLDKAWGLDAALEVETRTVDVHIGTLRKKLGTEGCRIVTVKNYGYRFGK; encoded by the coding sequence ATGCACGAAAAAATCTTTGTGGTTGAGGATGAAAAGGACATAGCCAGGATGCTGGACTATAACCTTAAAAAAGAGGGCTACCACACCCTGCTTGCGCACGAGGGGTCTTCCGCTCCGCTGCTAGCCGCAAAAGAACGCCCGCGGCTGATAATTCTTGACCTGATGCTTCCGGGCCTCAACGGCCTTGAAGTCTGCCGGCGCCTGAAGATGGACCAAAAAACCTCCGCCATTCCGGTAATAATGCTTACGGCCAAAGGCGAAGAGTCGGATAAGTTAGTCGGCCTTGAAATGGGCGCCGATGATTATGTGACCAAGCCTTTCAGTGTGAAGGAATTGCTGGCGCGCGTTAAAGCGGTGCTGCGCCGCTCCGAAACTCCGGCCGCGGCCGTTGATAAATTTAAAGCCGGCGCTCTGGAAATGGATTTTTTAAAAGTTGAGGCCAGGGTTAAAGGGGCGGCTGTGGAGCTGACCTCCAAAGAATTTGAATTGCTCAAAGCGCTTGCGCTTTCGGCCGGCAGAGTCCTTTCGCGCGAAGCCCTGCTTGATAAAGCCTGGGGCCTGGACGCCGCCCTTGAGGTCGAGACCCGCACCGTGGATGTGCATATAGGCACGCTGCGCAAAAAACTCGGAACGGAGGGATGTCGCATAGTGACGGTAAAAAACTACGGCTACAGGTTTGGGAAATGA
- a CDS encoding formylglycine-generating enzyme family protein translates to MKRSVYAAVVVLFGVNISYAGESALDSLRASVSPSVLSGTALPDVPKGSDIASVPASVPESTSIFHPDIAAYAAGARPIKWVSIPGGQFMMGAEKSAPGSNNTRPVHEVAIKTFEMAKTAVTVEQYAKCVNEGQCTEPVITYYSFNCNWYTQGRQKYPMNCLNGAQMNDYARFAGARLPTEAEWEYAARSGGKNNKYPWGNEPVTHDRVVFDGPENGVGGGTNGTMPVCSKPGGNTEQGLCDMAGNVWQVTQDIYKESYAGAPTDGSAVKGAADGDNVIRGNSFYSSDNEYLRTDFRSYIYMLQGSYYVGFRLAK, encoded by the coding sequence ATGAAAAGATCAGTATACGCGGCGGTGGTGGTGTTATTCGGCGTTAATATTTCTTACGCCGGAGAAAGCGCTCTTGATTCATTAAGAGCTTCTGTTTCGCCTTCAGTTTTAAGCGGAACAGCTTTGCCGGATGTCCCCAAAGGTTCTGACATTGCGAGCGTTCCGGCTTCGGTTCCGGAGTCAACGAGTATTTTTCACCCGGACATCGCGGCCTATGCCGCCGGAGCCAGGCCGATAAAGTGGGTTTCTATTCCCGGCGGGCAGTTCATGATGGGAGCCGAGAAGAGCGCCCCCGGCTCAAATAACACAAGGCCGGTCCATGAAGTCGCAATTAAAACCTTCGAGATGGCGAAAACAGCGGTGACAGTGGAGCAATATGCGAAATGCGTGAATGAAGGCCAGTGCACGGAGCCCGTCATTACTTACTATAGCTTCAACTGCAATTGGTACACGCAGGGCCGTCAGAAATACCCTATGAACTGCCTGAACGGGGCACAGATGAACGACTATGCCAGGTTCGCGGGTGCAAGGCTGCCCACCGAGGCCGAATGGGAATACGCCGCCAGGAGCGGAGGCAAGAACAATAAATATCCCTGGGGCAATGAGCCCGTGACCCACGACAGGGTAGTGTTCGACGGCCCCGAGAACGGCGTCGGCGGCGGAACCAACGGCACCATGCCGGTATGTTCCAAACCCGGAGGCAACACCGAACAGGGGTTATGCGACATGGCCGGGAATGTCTGGCAGGTGACGCAGGATATATACAAAGAATCTTATGCCGGCGCGCCTACGGACGGAAGCGCGGTCAAAGGCGCCGCGGACGGAGACAATGTTATACGCGGCAATTCTTTCTACAGCAGCGACAATGAGTACCTGCGGACCGACTTCCGCAGCTATATCTATATGCTGCAGGGCAGTTACTATGTCGGATTCCGTCTTGCGAAGTAA
- a CDS encoding ATP-binding protein, with protein sequence MKFFSTLKFRVLLSYIIVVFFALSVTAFFLDQSLEKHALSDLRSSLGIQTRLIAAQLDVARLIKEDSVYTDALVKKLAYKTSSRITIVSASGKVLGDSSLSYPEMLKMENHSGRLEIIEAASHDSASVTRRSGTLKEDMLYLAVPVRDGARLAGFVRLAMPYYSIQRMLSELRRTVALSFALSVLFALAVGWLVVLLIGRQFGEIIAGSKRFTSGDFGYRIPVGSSGELKKLSETLNYMAGAISMKMREAELRRLELEAAFRDMSEAILITDGAGVITRINPRARQLMGVSGFDAEGVRLSGMPGGPELSSAAIKALSSGRPISFEIEPAAAPGTVLSVSASPILEHGAIGGCVLVARDITGPRKLEAMRRDFVANVSHELKTPLTVIRGCAETLLNGALEDREHGPGFARSINEQAVRLDNLVNDLLKISYAESGRAQLEKTPVELKELSDDTVRGLAAILAKKKIALLNLVPAGLRVNADRDKLSQVLINLLDNAAKYNKNGGKIKISAVPEGEVVKVSVEDTGHGIPAAHLPRIFERFYRVDKARSRELGGTGLGLSIVKHLVELHGGTVGVESNEGHGSTFWFTLPKQRTA encoded by the coding sequence ATGAAATTTTTTTCAACGCTCAAATTTCGGGTGTTGCTTTCCTATATAATTGTGGTGTTTTTTGCGCTGTCAGTCACCGCCTTTTTCCTTGACCAATCCCTTGAAAAGCATGCCCTCAGTGACCTGCGCAGTTCCCTGGGCATCCAAACCCGGCTTATTGCGGCCCAGTTAGACGTCGCCCGGCTTATCAAAGAAGATTCCGTCTACACCGACGCCCTTGTTAAAAAGCTGGCCTATAAGACCAGTTCAAGGATAACGATTGTTTCTGCATCCGGAAAAGTGCTGGGAGATTCGAGCCTGTCCTATCCTGAAATGCTTAAGATGGAAAACCACTCGGGCCGGCTTGAAATAATAGAAGCGGCCAGTCATGATTCCGCCAGCGTTACCAGGCGGTCCGGCACTCTTAAAGAGGACATGCTTTACCTGGCCGTTCCGGTTAGGGACGGGGCGCGTCTGGCCGGCTTTGTGCGGTTGGCCATGCCGTATTACAGCATACAGCGCATGCTTTCGGAGTTGCGCCGCACTGTGGCGCTCAGCTTCGCCCTTTCAGTCCTTTTCGCCCTGGCCGTGGGCTGGTTGGTTGTTTTGCTTATTGGCAGACAGTTTGGGGAAATAATAGCTGGTTCAAAGCGTTTCACCTCGGGGGATTTTGGCTACCGCATCCCGGTCGGCTCCTCGGGCGAGCTGAAAAAACTTTCCGAAACCCTTAACTACATGGCGGGCGCAATCAGCATGAAAATGCGCGAGGCCGAATTGCGCCGGTTGGAACTGGAGGCGGCCTTCCGCGATATGTCTGAAGCCATATTGATCACCGACGGCGCCGGCGTTATAACGCGCATAAACCCGCGCGCGCGCCAGCTTATGGGCGTGAGCGGCTTCGACGCCGAGGGGGTGCGCCTGTCCGGTATGCCGGGCGGCCCGGAATTATCTTCGGCAGCCATCAAGGCTCTTTCCAGCGGTCGGCCCATTTCTTTTGAGATAGAACCTGCGGCCGCCCCCGGCACTGTTTTGAGCGTAAGCGCTTCGCCCATATTAGAGCACGGCGCCATAGGAGGCTGTGTGTTGGTGGCCAGGGATATTACCGGGCCGCGCAAGCTTGAAGCCATGCGGCGGGATTTTGTGGCCAATGTCTCACATGAGCTGAAAACCCCACTTACGGTTATAAGGGGCTGTGCCGAAACTCTGCTTAACGGGGCGCTTGAAGACAGGGAACACGGCCCGGGCTTCGCCCGCAGTATAAATGAGCAGGCGGTGCGTCTTGATAATTTAGTCAACGACCTGCTGAAGATTTCGTACGCCGAATCCGGCCGCGCCCAGCTTGAAAAGACACCGGTGGAACTTAAAGAGCTCTCCGATGATACCGTCCGCGGCCTGGCCGCCATACTGGCTAAGAAGAAGATTGCCCTCTTAAATCTCGTCCCGGCAGGGCTGAGGGTGAATGCCGACCGCGACAAGCTTTCGCAGGTGCTTATAAACCTGCTGGATAACGCCGCAAAATACAATAAAAACGGCGGTAAAATAAAGATTTCCGCGGTTCCGGAAGGCGAAGTCGTGAAGGTTTCGGTGGAAGATACCGGCCACGGAATACCGGCGGCGCATTTACCCAGGATTTTTGAGCGTTTCTACCGCGTTGACAAGGCCCGTTCCCGCGAGCTGGGCGGTACCGGCCTGGGGCTTTCCATAGTTAAACACCTGGTCGAACTGCATGGCGGTACGGTCGGCGTAGAAAGCAATGAAGGCCACGGCTCCACATTCTGGTTTACCCTTCCAAAGCAGCGTACAGCGTAA
- a CDS encoding GDYXXLXY domain-containing protein: MNKLKLLIIAQVAFFGLWGGYLLTVGKTAVPDIYLETEPVDPRDFLSGVYVSLTYAISTPEQCSGLINGRTGRPVYVKLELKGKTANTVSGQVPLYEASDCAEDPDHSGALWARGTAENFRGGPRVSYGIERFFVNENDPLKSSHSGQLVAKVKLDRFNNLRLEKLISKIIANGQ; encoded by the coding sequence ATGAATAAATTAAAGCTGTTAATTATAGCACAAGTCGCTTTCTTCGGCCTCTGGGGCGGATACCTGCTTACTGTGGGTAAAACCGCCGTGCCGGACATCTATCTTGAAACCGAGCCCGTGGACCCCAGGGATTTTTTAAGCGGCGTTTATGTGTCCCTTACCTACGCGATTTCAACGCCGGAGCAGTGCAGCGGTCTTATAAACGGCAGGACCGGCCGGCCGGTTTACGTAAAGCTTGAGCTAAAAGGCAAAACCGCGAATACCGTAAGCGGGCAGGTGCCGCTTTACGAGGCGTCCGACTGCGCGGAGGACCCGGACCATAGCGGGGCGCTTTGGGCGCGGGGCACGGCTGAGAACTTCCGGGGCGGCCCCCGGGTCAGCTACGGTATAGAGAGATTTTTTGTAAATGAAAACGACCCGCTTAAAAGTTCGCACAGCGGCCAGCTGGTGGCAAAAGTCAAGCTGGACCGGTTCAACAACCTGCGCCTGGAGAAGTTGATAAGCAAGATAATAGCGAATGGCCAATAG
- the pyrB gene encoding aspartate carbamoyltransferase, with protein MERTREMTSIGADWDKFYAAEISSKIPFFSSDGRLYDCLFAQQLNRELLERIFKTADALREITQKKEGADFVSGLLSHKRGMLYFVQPSTRTFLSFLNACHILGIKTSEIRDTSTSSEVKGETPEDTVRTFSSYVDLIIMRHPAPGFVEKTAWLMNRTGRPVPIINGGSGKDQHPTQALLDMYTLYRSFNGELDGKKIVMVGDLKRGRTVRSLSYLMKNYKNVSLTFVSPAEFRMEPDILDFLKKHSIPFIETEDFSSVMGEADAIYMTRIQDEHDKAGESKKVDYSPFYFKKEHLKTIKKSCVVMHPLPRRHEIEPAVDEDPRAMYWRQERNGMWARAALISHIFGVDEKIR; from the coding sequence ATGGAAAGAACCAGGGAAATGACCAGTATAGGCGCGGATTGGGATAAGTTTTACGCCGCGGAGATTTCCTCCAAAATCCCCTTTTTTTCAAGCGATGGCCGCCTTTACGACTGCCTTTTCGCCCAGCAGCTGAACCGCGAACTGCTGGAACGCATTTTTAAAACTGCCGACGCCCTGCGCGAGATAACGCAGAAAAAAGAAGGCGCGGATTTTGTTTCCGGCCTGTTATCGCATAAACGCGGAATGCTTTACTTTGTCCAGCCCTCCACGCGTACTTTTCTGTCGTTCCTTAACGCCTGCCACATACTTGGAATAAAGACTTCGGAAATACGCGACACCTCTACTTCGTCCGAGGTGAAGGGCGAAACGCCCGAGGACACGGTGCGCACTTTCTCAAGCTATGTGGACCTGATCATTATGCGTCACCCGGCGCCGGGATTCGTTGAAAAAACAGCCTGGCTGATGAACCGCACCGGAAGGCCGGTGCCGATAATCAACGGCGGCTCCGGTAAAGACCAGCACCCCACCCAGGCCCTGCTTGACATGTACACGCTTTACCGCAGCTTCAACGGCGAGCTGGACGGCAAAAAAATAGTCATGGTGGGAGATTTGAAGCGGGGGCGCACGGTGCGCAGCCTCAGCTATTTGATGAAGAACTACAAAAATGTCAGCCTGACTTTTGTTTCACCGGCGGAATTCCGGATGGAACCCGATATTCTGGACTTCCTTAAAAAACACTCCATCCCCTTTATTGAAACCGAAGATTTCAGTTCGGTAATGGGTGAAGCCGACGCTATTTACATGACGCGCATACAGGACGAGCACGACAAGGCGGGCGAATCAAAAAAAGTGGATTATTCGCCTTTCTACTTCAAAAAAGAGCACCTGAAAACGATCAAAAAGAGCTGCGTAGTAATGCACCCGCTGCCGCGCCGCCACGAAATTGAACCGGCGGTGGACGAGGACCCGCGGGCCATGTACTGGCGCCAGGAACGAAACGGCATGTGGGCGCGCGCGGCCCTTATCTCGCACATCTTCGGAGTGGATGAAAAGATCAGATAG
- a CDS encoding alpha/beta fold hydrolase, whose product MIKKTIYLAVIFAAGPCFAASNSLEQLENSSGALMPAAQVDIPSIDLEPADTAGYAQALDEFAAYRESKLNGIKNEDNLPFLLAHGAKTRNTVVMIHGLTDSPWFMRKLGEILYEQGYNVVSLLLPGHGTKPEDLLTATKQQWQQEVDRGLGIAAGLGERISLAGFSTGGALSLDALRRHPELKADKLFLFSPALAINERNQQSVSLGCPASTTRIIGPYTVPADTVEDNPYYYNKMAVNGVCQLYNLTLDNQNGRAKILESLRFSGTAVFTVESEADIVVSSAAVTDFMASLPDPSRSVYIRYPLSEGIAHGAVTRPETNPRFPELSRKLLEFVSKN is encoded by the coding sequence ATGATTAAAAAGACTATATATCTGGCGGTTATTTTCGCGGCGGGGCCTTGTTTTGCCGCTTCCAACTCGCTTGAGCAGCTTGAAAACAGTTCCGGCGCCTTAATGCCGGCGGCGCAGGTGGACATTCCATCCATCGATTTGGAACCGGCTGACACTGCCGGATACGCGCAAGCGCTGGACGAGTTCGCGGCTTATAGAGAGTCGAAGCTCAACGGGATCAAGAACGAGGACAATCTGCCGTTCTTACTGGCCCATGGCGCCAAAACGCGCAACACGGTAGTCATGATCCACGGCCTGACGGACTCGCCCTGGTTCATGCGTAAGCTGGGCGAGATATTGTATGAGCAGGGCTACAATGTCGTTTCTCTTCTGCTGCCGGGCCATGGCACTAAGCCGGAAGACCTTCTCACGGCGACCAAGCAGCAATGGCAGCAGGAAGTTGACCGGGGCTTGGGTATTGCGGCCGGCCTGGGTGAACGAATTTCTCTGGCGGGGTTCTCTACCGGCGGCGCTCTTTCTTTGGACGCTTTGCGGAGACACCCGGAGCTAAAGGCGGATAAACTCTTCCTCTTTTCCCCCGCCCTCGCTATCAACGAGCGCAATCAACAGTCGGTATCGCTCGGCTGCCCGGCTTCCACGACCCGGATCATAGGGCCATACACCGTGCCGGCGGATACCGTGGAGGACAACCCATACTACTACAACAAGATGGCGGTCAACGGCGTCTGCCAACTCTATAACCTGACCCTCGACAATCAGAACGGGCGCGCGAAGATATTGGAAAGCCTTCGCTTCTCCGGGACCGCGGTTTTTACGGTGGAGTCCGAGGCGGATATAGTAGTCAGCTCTGCCGCTGTCACTGATTTTATGGCCTCGCTCCCGGATCCCTCCAGGAGCGTGTATATACGGTATCCCTTGTCGGAGGGCATAGCGCACGGCGCCGTAACCAGGCCGGAGACCAATCCGCGCTTCCCCGAGCTGAGCCGCAAGCTGCTGGAGTTCGTATCAAAAAATTAA